In Pseudomonas sp. p1(2021b), the genomic window GCCATCGAAAGCAGGATCTCCTCCAGCGCAACGTCCGGAAGCAGCTTGCGCACCTTGGCTTGGGGGGCCTCCAGGCGCGGCACGACCACCTCACGCCCCACCCGAGGCAGCTCGTCGATGCCCTCGGCGGCGGCCTTGAAGCGTTCGTACTCCTGCAACCGGCGAATCAGTTCGGCGCGCGGGTCGCCTTCCTCCTCCTCGACCTCGCTGGAACGCGGCAACAACATGCGCGACTTGATCTCGGCAAGCATGGCAGCCATCACCAGGTACTCAGCGGCCAATTCCAGGCGCACGCTCTTCATCAACTCGACGTAGGACATGTATTGGCGGGTAATTTCCGCCACCGGGATGTCGAGGATATCGATGTTCTGCTTGCGGATCAGGTACAGCAGCAGGTCCAAAGGCCCCTCGAAGGCCTCCAGGAATACTTCCAAGGCATCCGGTGGGATGTACAGGTCCACCGGCAGTTCGGTCACGGCCTCGCCATAGACCAGCGCCAATTGCAGCTGCTGCGGCGATTCGCTGTCGCTGACCGGTGCCGCGGCCTCTTGAACCTGGCTCACGCAGGCGCCAGGAAAGGCGCGGGGTCGCCACAGCCGACACGGACCACTTCCGGGTCGTCGCCGGACAGGTCGATGACCGTCGAAGCCTTCAGGTCGCCGAAGCCCCCATCGATGATCAGGTCGACGTGATGCTCCAGGCGCTGGCGGATTTCGTACGGGTCGGTCATCGGGTCTTCATCGCCCGGCAGGATGAGGCTCACGCTCATCAACGGCTCGCCCAGCTCTTCGAGCAATGCCAGGACGATCGGGTTGGAGGGCACGCGCAGGCCGATGGTGCGCCGCTTCTCGTGCATCAGCAGGCGCGGTACTTCGCGCGTGGCATTGAGGATGAAGGTGTACGGGCCGGGTATATGCGCCTTGAGCAGGCGGAAGGTCGCCGTGTCGATCTTGGCGAACGTGCCCATCTGCGACAGGTCGCAGCACAGCAGCGTGAAGTTGTGGTTCTTGTCCAGCTGGCGCAGGCGTCGAACCCGCTCCACGGCGGTCTTGTCGCCGATCTGGCAGCCCATCGCGTAGGCCGAGTCGGTGGGGTACACCACCACCCCGCCCTTGCGGATGATCTCGACGGCCTGCTTGATCAGGCGCGCCTGCGGGTTTTCCGCATGGATCTGGAAAAATTGGCTCACGTAGTCGTCCTGTTCATACCGCCATAGGCTGTTCATGGCTGAATCGGCGCCACAGAGGTGGCAGGTCCTCGGGCAATGGCCGATAGGCACCGATCTCGCCCCAGGTGCCGGGGCCGTGGAAGTCACTGCCAGCGCTTGCCAGCAGGCCGAACTCACGGGTAAGGATGGACATCGTGCCCACCTGCTCGGCCGGCATCATCCCGTTGACCACCTCCAACGCCTGCCCGCCTGCCTGAATATAGTCGGCAATCAGCCTTCTGCGCTTGCTGCGGGTCAGTTCGTAGTGCATGGGATGGGCCAGGCTCACCCATGCGTTGGACTGGCGCAGCGTCGCGACAGTTTCCTCCAGGGTCGGCCAGTGCAGCTTGACGTCACCGAGCTTGCCGGCACCCAGCCACTTGCGAAAGGCCTCGCCGCGGTCCTTGACGTGGCCTGCGCGCACCAGGTACTCGGCGAAATGCGGCCGTGCCGGGGCGTTGCCGCTGTCGCCCAACGCCTGTTGAACGGCGCGGGCACCATCGAGCGTGCCAGGCATGCCCTTGGCCGCCAACCGTCGGTCGATTTCCTCGGCGCGCAGCCATCGCCCCCGGTGCAGGGCCTCGATGGCGGCGAGCAAGGGCGGTGCGTCTAGCGGGAAGTCATAGCCCAACACATGGATGGTCGCGCCACCCCAGGTGCATGAAAGCTCCACGCCGCTGACCCACTGCATGCCGTTGTCCTGGCAGGCCTGGCGGGCTTCGGCCAGGCCTTCGATGGTGTCGTGGTCGGTCAGGGCCAGTGTCCGCACCCCGTGCTCGTGGGCCCGGGCGACCAGGGCCGAGGGCGACAGGGCGCCGTCGGAGGCCGTGCTGTGACAGTGCAGATCAACATTCATGGAGGAGCGCTTTCGCTGGAATCGATGTTTGATATTATGCCGTCACATCCCGCTTCTGGCTGCCACTGTGAAACAATTCATCGATTTCATCCCGCTTCTGCTGTTCTTCATCGTCTACAAGCTCGACCCACGCCCCGTCGAAATCGCCGGCCACAGCTTCGAGTTCGGCGGTATCTACAGCGCCACCGCCATGCTGATCATCAGCTCCCTGGTGGTGTATGGCGCGCTGTTCCTGCGCCACGGCAAGCTGGAAAAAGGCCAGTTGCTGACCCTCGTCGCCTGCCTGGTGTTCGGCGGCCTGACCCTCGCCTTCCACAGCGAGACCTTCCTCAAATGGAAGGCGCCAGTGGTCAACTGGCTGTTCGCCCTGGGCTTCGCCGCCAGTCACTTCATCGGCGACCGGGTGCTGATCAAACGCATCATGGGCCACGCCCTGACCCTGCCGGACACCATCTGGACCCGCCTGAACCTGGCGTGGATCGGTTTCTTCCTGGTCTGCGGTGCGGCCAACCTGTTCGTCGCCTTCACCTTCCAGGACATCTGGGTCGACTTCAAGGTGTTCGGCAGCCTGGGCATGACCGTGATCTTCCTGGTGGCCCAGGGCGTGTACCTGTCGCGTCACCTGCACGACAACGACCCCTCCACCTCCAAACCCAAGGATTGACATGCTCTACGCCATTATCGCAAGCGACGTCGAAGGTTCCCTGGAAAAACGCCTGGCCGCCCGCCCCGCCCACATCGAGCGCCTGCAGCAGCTCAAGGCCGAAGGCCGCGTGGTACTGGCCGGCCCGCACCCGGCCATCGACAGCAACGACCCAGGCGCCGCCGGCTTCACCGGCAGCCTGATCGTCGCCGAGTTCGACTCCCTGGCCGCAGCCCAGGCCTGGGCCGATGCCGACCCCTACATCGCCGCCGGCGTGTATGACAAGGTCGTGGTCAAGCCGTTCAAGCAAGTCCTGCCCTGACCCTTCCCGCCGCTCCCTTGGCGAACACGCCAGCGCCCCGCTGTCGCGGGGCCTGGCCGCCCCGGCCAGTACACCCTTTGCCGCAGCTTGCGGTATCTTGGCCGCTGGCGGGCATCGAGAACGCCGTCAAAGGTTGAATTGAGTGAGTCATGAGCGAGCTGTTACTGATTGATGATGACCAGGAACTCTGCGAGCTGCTTGCCAGCTGGCTGAGCCAGGAAGGCTTTACCGTACGCGCCTGCCATGATGGCCAGAGCGCACGCCAGGCCCTGGCCGCCCAAGCGCCCTCGGCCGTGGTGCTGGATGTGATGTTGCCCGACGGCAGTGGCCTGGAACTGCTCAAGCAACTGCGAACCGAACATGCCGAGTTGCCGGTACTGATGCTCTCGGCCCGGGGCGAGCCCCTGGACCGCATCCTGGGCCTGGAACTGGGTGCCGACGACTACCTGGCCAAGCCCTGCGACCCACGAGAACTCACCGCCCGCCTGCGTGCCGTGCTGCGGCGCAGCCACCCGGCGGCCAGCAGCAGCCAGCTGGAGGTAGGTGACCTGACCTTCAGCCCCGCACGCGGCGTGGCCAGCATCGACGAGCGGGAAATGAGCCTGACCCTCTCCGAGAGCCGTATCCTCGAGGCGTTGCTGCGCCAGCCTGGCGAGCCCTTGGACAAGCAGGAACTGGCGCAGCTCGCCCTGGGCCGCAAGCTCACCCTGTACGACCGCAGCCTGGACATGCACGTGAGCAACCTGCGCAAGAAGATCGGCCCCCACCCCGATGGCCGACCGCGCATCGTTGCCCTGCGCAGCCGCGGCTATTACTACAGCCTCTGAACCGCTATCGCCGGCAAGCCATTTACCCGACCGACCTTTACCGAGTCTTTACGCTCGGCTGACCGCCCTTGACCTTGCGTTCCCTAGACTGGGCTCATCCGGTAACCACCGGCCCATGAAAGGAGAAACACCATGCGCAAGACCCTTATCGCCCTGATGTTCGCCGCCGCCCTGCCGACCGTGGCCATGGCCATGCCCGAAGGCGGCCACCAGCATGGCGGCCCGCATCATCGCGGTGACGCGGCTTTCGCCCAACTGGACCTGAGCCGCGACCAGCGCCAGCAGATCGGCAAGCTGATGGGCGAGCAGATGAAACAACGCCGCGATATCACCGAACGCTACATCGCCAAGCTGCCCGCCGCCGACCAGAAGGCCATGAAGGACGAAATCAAGGCCAGCCACGACAAGACCCAGGCCAGCATCCGCGGCCTGCTCAAACCCGAGCAGCAGAAGAAGTTCGACGAACTGCAGAAGGAACGCGCCGCGCGCAAGGCCGAGTGGCAGGAGTTCCAGGCCTGGAAAGCTGAAAAAGCCGGCAAGGCCCAGTAAGCTGTCCGCCCAACGCCCGGCCCGCCTCAGCGCGGGCCGGGCTTTTCATGCTTTCAGGAGGTTTGCTCTTGCGTTCACTGTTCTGGCGCATCCTGGCCAGCTTCTGGCTGGCCATCGCCCTGGTCGCCGGCTTGTCGATCCTGCTCGGCCACATGCTCAACCAGGACGCCTGGATCCTCAGCCGCCACCCTGGCCTCAACACCCTGGCCAGCCACTGGGCCCAGCACTACGAGCAGGAAGGCCTGGAGTCCGCCCAACGCTTTCTGGAGCGACGT contains:
- a CDS encoding segregation and condensation protein A translates to MEVFLEAFEGPLDLLLYLIRKQNIDILDIPVAEITRQYMSYVELMKSVRLELAAEYLVMAAMLAEIKSRMLLPRSSEVEEEEGDPRAELIRRLQEYERFKAAAEGIDELPRVGREVVVPRLEAPQAKVRKLLPDVALEEILLSMAEVMRRNDLFESHQITRETLSTRERMSEVLERLKGGGFVPFVELFTLEEGKLGVVVTFMAILELVKESLIELVQNEPFAPIHVRARAE
- a CDS encoding L-threonylcarbamoyladenylate synthase, encoding MSQFFQIHAENPQARLIKQAVEIIRKGGVVVYPTDSAYAMGCQIGDKTAVERVRRLRQLDKNHNFTLLCCDLSQMGTFAKIDTATFRLLKAHIPGPYTFILNATREVPRLLMHEKRRTIGLRVPSNPIVLALLEELGEPLMSVSLILPGDEDPMTDPYEIRQRLEHHVDLIIDGGFGDLKASTVIDLSGDDPEVVRVGCGDPAPFLAPA
- a CDS encoding PHP domain-containing protein yields the protein MNVDLHCHSTASDGALSPSALVARAHEHGVRTLALTDHDTIEGLAEARQACQDNGMQWVSGVELSCTWGGATIHVLGYDFPLDAPPLLAAIEALHRGRWLRAEEIDRRLAAKGMPGTLDGARAVQQALGDSGNAPARPHFAEYLVRAGHVKDRGEAFRKWLGAGKLGDVKLHWPTLEETVATLRQSNAWVSLAHPMHYELTRSKRRRLIADYIQAGGQALEVVNGMMPAEQVGTMSILTREFGLLASAGSDFHGPGTWGEIGAYRPLPEDLPPLWRRFSHEQPMAV
- a CDS encoding septation protein A; this encodes MKQFIDFIPLLLFFIVYKLDPRPVEIAGHSFEFGGIYSATAMLIISSLVVYGALFLRHGKLEKGQLLTLVACLVFGGLTLAFHSETFLKWKAPVVNWLFALGFAASHFIGDRVLIKRIMGHALTLPDTIWTRLNLAWIGFFLVCGAANLFVAFTFQDIWVDFKVFGSLGMTVIFLVAQGVYLSRHLHDNDPSTSKPKD
- a CDS encoding YciI family protein, which codes for MLYAIIASDVEGSLEKRLAARPAHIERLQQLKAEGRVVLAGPHPAIDSNDPGAAGFTGSLIVAEFDSLAAAQAWADADPYIAAGVYDKVVVKPFKQVLP
- a CDS encoding response regulator transcription factor; its protein translation is MSELLLIDDDQELCELLASWLSQEGFTVRACHDGQSARQALAAQAPSAVVLDVMLPDGSGLELLKQLRTEHAELPVLMLSARGEPLDRILGLELGADDYLAKPCDPRELTARLRAVLRRSHPAASSSQLEVGDLTFSPARGVASIDEREMSLTLSESRILEALLRQPGEPLDKQELAQLALGRKLTLYDRSLDMHVSNLRKKIGPHPDGRPRIVALRSRGYYYSL
- a CDS encoding Spy/CpxP family protein refolding chaperone, producing MRKTLIALMFAAALPTVAMAMPEGGHQHGGPHHRGDAAFAQLDLSRDQRQQIGKLMGEQMKQRRDITERYIAKLPAADQKAMKDEIKASHDKTQASIRGLLKPEQQKKFDELQKERAARKAEWQEFQAWKAEKAGKAQ